Proteins encoded within one genomic window of Chlorobaculum sp. MV4-Y:
- a CDS encoding RNA-binding domain-containing protein, which yields MTIYKPKYSVPNLLDLVAEGEGLRIEFKRLIHSAPKIARSITAFANTSGGVILIGVDDDRRIVGIQSEKEALQVIDEAMRFHIEPKPRIEVHFEEFKRRMVLLVDIPESPERPHFHIEPFIRSDSGKHGVERRVFIRDGSHNRAASEDRIELMLSSREPVRVSFTDRERRLLDWLNRHDDRITAEEFADSAGIPMKEARRILVSLVRSGALRLDTANGGNSYTLAHR from the coding sequence ATGACCATTTACAAGCCTAAATATTCCGTCCCTAACCTGCTCGATCTGGTTGCAGAGGGCGAAGGATTGCGTATCGAGTTCAAGAGGCTCATCCACTCCGCACCCAAAATCGCCCGGTCGATCACGGCATTCGCCAACACCTCGGGCGGCGTCATCCTGATCGGGGTTGACGATGACCGGCGCATCGTGGGGATCCAGAGCGAGAAAGAGGCGCTTCAGGTGATTGACGAGGCGATGCGGTTCCATATCGAGCCAAAGCCTCGCATCGAGGTTCACTTCGAGGAGTTCAAGCGGCGGATGGTGCTGCTGGTTGATATTCCGGAAAGTCCGGAGCGTCCCCACTTTCATATCGAACCGTTCATCCGGAGCGACAGCGGCAAGCACGGCGTCGAACGACGAGTCTTCATCCGCGACGGCAGCCACAACAGGGCCGCCTCCGAAGACCGCATCGAGCTGATGCTCTCGTCGCGCGAGCCGGTCAGGGTCTCGTTTACCGACCGCGAACGCCGCCTGCTCGATTGGCTGAACCGCCACGACGACCGGATTACGGCAGAAGAGTTCGCCGACAGCGCCGGAATTCCGATGAAGGAGGCCCGCCGCATTCTGGTTTCGCTGGTCAGATCCGGTGCGTTGCGGCTCGACACCGCAAATGGCGGCAACAGCTACACACTGGCGCATCGCTGA
- a CDS encoding circularly permuted type 2 ATP-grasp protein, translating into MTRLFDQYHPQSDRFFDEVIASDDGPRAHYGIMMQRFNQFSAADIRARRELVNIFFRNQGITFTVYGVDEGIERIFPFDLIPRIIPGSEWEGIERGLVQRITALNLFLADIYQDQKILRDKVIPPELVLGSKHFRREFVGVRPPLGIYIHVTGSDLIRDADGRYLVLEDNLRTPSGVSYMLQNRIAMKRAFPVLFDRYTVRPVENYPQQLLRTLQEISPTPKADPKVVVLTPGIYNSAYFEHSFLARQMGVQLTEGRDLVVNNNKVYTRTTKGLKIVDVIYRRVDDEFIDPLVFRPDSVLGVAGLVNAYRKGNVTLANAIGTGVADDKVIYSFVPQIIKYYLGEDPVLDNVETWLAGNPKHLKYILENLDKLVVKAANESGGYGMLVGPQSTPEERERFAEKIVENPRNYIAQPTISLSRHPSFFNDTEIAPCHIDLRPYVLYGKSLSIVPGGLTRVALKRGSLVVNSSQGGGSKDTWVIDN; encoded by the coding sequence ATGACCCGACTGTTCGATCAATATCACCCGCAATCTGACCGCTTTTTCGATGAGGTAATCGCCAGTGACGATGGACCGCGCGCTCACTATGGCATCATGATGCAGAGGTTCAATCAGTTTTCGGCGGCAGACATCCGGGCGAGGCGGGAGCTGGTGAACATCTTTTTCCGCAACCAGGGCATCACCTTCACCGTCTATGGTGTTGACGAGGGGATCGAGCGCATCTTTCCGTTCGACCTGATTCCGAGAATCATCCCCGGTTCCGAATGGGAGGGCATCGAGCGCGGACTTGTTCAGCGCATCACTGCATTAAACCTTTTCCTCGCAGATATTTATCAGGATCAGAAAATCCTGCGTGACAAGGTTATTCCCCCCGAACTGGTGCTCGGCAGCAAGCACTTCCGGCGCGAGTTCGTCGGCGTTCGACCACCGCTCGGCATCTACATCCACGTCACGGGCAGTGACCTCATCCGTGATGCGGACGGCCGTTACCTTGTTCTGGAAGACAACCTGCGTACGCCGAGCGGCGTCTCGTACATGTTGCAGAACCGCATCGCCATGAAGCGCGCCTTCCCGGTGCTCTTCGACCGCTACACGGTGCGCCCGGTCGAGAACTACCCGCAGCAGCTGCTCCGCACGCTTCAGGAGATCAGCCCGACGCCGAAGGCCGATCCCAAGGTGGTGGTGCTCACGCCGGGCATCTACAACTCGGCCTATTTCGAGCACAGCTTCCTCGCCCGGCAGATGGGCGTTCAGCTCACCGAGGGGCGCGACCTGGTGGTTAACAACAACAAGGTCTATACCCGCACGACCAAGGGATTGAAAATCGTGGACGTGATCTACCGCCGCGTGGATGACGAATTCATCGACCCGCTCGTCTTCAGGCCCGACTCGGTGCTGGGGGTGGCGGGCCTGGTCAACGCCTACCGCAAGGGCAACGTGACGCTGGCCAATGCCATCGGCACCGGCGTAGCGGACGACAAGGTGATCTACAGCTTCGTACCGCAGATCATCAAATACTACCTCGGCGAAGATCCGGTTCTCGACAACGTCGAAACCTGGCTCGCGGGCAACCCGAAGCACCTGAAGTACATTCTCGAAAATCTCGACAAGCTGGTGGTCAAGGCGGCCAACGAGTCGGGTGGATACGGTATGCTGGTCGGCCCGCAATCCACGCCCGAGGAGCGCGAGCGTTTCGCCGAAAAGATCGTGGAGAATCCCCGGAACTACATCGCACAGCCGACCATTTCGCTCTCGCGCCATCCGAGCTTTTTCAACGACACCGAGATCGCGCCGTGCCATATCGACCTTCGTCCCTATGTGCTCTACGGCAAATCGCTCTCCATCGTGCCCGGCGGCCTGACCAGAGTGGCGCTCAAGCGCGGCTCGCTCGTGGTCAACTCTTCACAGGGCGGCGGAAGCAAGGATACCTGGGTCATCGATAACTGA
- a CDS encoding phytoene/squalene synthase family protein, with amino-acid sequence MNYSYNGQRVLHDAGQKLSLPNAYDYCRQIAKHHAKTFYLATKFLPKRQQNPIFAMYALLRTVDDLVDLAQDKLSNGQLTRSELNDSIADWKLRLRACYDGKPSNDPILMAWQDTLCHYSIPIELPLDLIDGVAMDIDFKTFETFDELYVYCYKVASVVGLMTVEIFGYSDKEALQHAIDLGIAMQLTNILRDIGEDIDRNRIYLPLEDLRRFNYSREEFMSRTMNGKFVDLMKFQIDRARKYYASADLGIPMLEKNSRLAVGISSRNYSDILKAIEENGYDVFTRRAYRSFYQKLSTLPSIWIKTMISA; translated from the coding sequence ATGAACTACAGCTACAACGGACAGAGAGTGCTTCACGATGCAGGCCAAAAGCTGTCGCTCCCGAACGCCTACGATTACTGCCGCCAAATTGCCAAACACCACGCCAAGACCTTCTACCTCGCCACCAAGTTCCTGCCCAAACGCCAGCAGAATCCGATCTTTGCCATGTATGCGCTGTTGCGTACCGTGGACGACCTGGTCGATCTGGCGCAGGACAAACTGAGCAACGGCCAGTTGACCCGCTCGGAACTCAACGACTCGATTGCCGACTGGAAGCTGCGCCTCCGCGCCTGCTACGACGGCAAACCGAGCAATGACCCGATCCTCATGGCGTGGCAGGATACCCTGTGCCACTACTCGATTCCCATCGAACTACCGCTCGACCTGATCGACGGCGTGGCGATGGACATCGACTTCAAGACCTTCGAGACCTTCGACGAACTCTACGTTTACTGTTACAAGGTCGCCTCGGTGGTCGGCCTCATGACGGTCGAAATTTTCGGCTACAGCGACAAGGAGGCCCTGCAGCACGCCATCGACCTCGGTATCGCCATGCAGCTCACCAACATCCTGCGCGACATAGGCGAGGACATCGACCGCAACCGCATCTACCTGCCGCTCGAAGATTTACGCCGTTTCAACTACAGCCGTGAGGAGTTCATGAGCCGCACGATGAACGGAAAATTCGTCGATCTCATGAAGTTCCAGATCGATCGCGCCCGAAAGTATTACGCCTCGGCTGACCTCGGTATTCCGATGCTTGAAAAGAACAGTCGCCTCGCCGTCGGCATCAGCAGCCGTAACTACAGCGATATCCTCAAGGCTATCGAGGAGAACGGCTACGACGTCTTCACCCGCCGGGCATACCGCTCGTTTTACCAGAAACTGAGCACCCTGCCGTCAATCTGGATCAAAACCATGATCTCGGCCTGA
- a CDS encoding superinfection immunity protein: MEQEIMRTWVWSTSSPVPLILLNVFLWAFYFVPSMIAWVRKHRSLPGIIALNILLGWTGIGWIGAFVWSLSWPGHDNPQTPVSKANAPSEPDQYE, translated from the coding sequence ATGGAACAAGAAATCATGCGTACCTGGGTCTGGTCAACATCATCTCCGGTGCCGCTTATTCTGCTCAACGTCTTTCTCTGGGCATTCTACTTCGTGCCTTCGATGATCGCCTGGGTGCGCAAGCACCGGAGTCTGCCGGGGATCATTGCGCTGAACATCCTGCTCGGCTGGACGGGTATCGGCTGGATCGGCGCATTTGTCTGGTCGCTTTCATGGCCCGGCCACGACAACCCGCAAACGCCGGTTTCAAAGGCAAACGCCCCATCCGAGCCGGATCAGTACGAATGA
- a CDS encoding chloride channel protein, with amino-acid sequence MSRLFENSRLKRRVIVLIYIFLRKSRYFKGSSQQFVRMTWASFLAQLNLNQDLPFLLVAVFVGLVTGYVAVIFHDAIKIISSYLFYGTTALGLPTFNNYLRIFLLPLIPALGGLVVGLYNTYVVKAKPEHGLPSVIKAVAQKNGKIPTKNWMHKTITSVVSIGTGGGGGREAPIAQVGASIGSTIAQWLKFSPGRTRTLLGCGAAAGLAAVFNAPIGGVMFAVEVILGDFSVKTFSPIVVAAVVGTVLSRSYLGNYPTFQVPEYSLVSDTELVFYFILGVLAGLTAVLFIRTFYFIEEHIQKIEKHFRIPAWSMPALGGLLCGLISMWVPELYGFSYEVINKALIGQESWENMVAVYLLKPVVVALTVGSGGSGGMFAPTMKMGAMLGGMFGKIVNTLFPTITAASGAYALVGMGAVTAGIMRAPLTVILILFEVTGQYEIVLPIMFAAVTSALVARLAYPYTMETYVLEKENVRVGFGIALTIAGNISVLEVMQRKFVKFFDVTKVETIIDAFHNTRDSHFFITTPEGTFIGIIGLDEMSLVLKDGIFPGMIADDLVKKNVTVLYETSKLDEALKIFEISEYSTLPVVEYHSRKLLGILKQDEAFSYYRKQMNLIGEDAGEMANQRTA; translated from the coding sequence ATGAGCAGGCTTTTTGAGAACAGCCGCCTCAAGCGGCGTGTTATTGTTTTGATCTATATCTTCCTGCGCAAAAGCCGCTACTTCAAGGGTTCTTCACAGCAGTTCGTCCGCATGACCTGGGCTTCGTTCCTCGCCCAGCTCAACCTCAATCAGGATCTCCCGTTTCTGCTCGTTGCCGTTTTCGTTGGACTGGTCACCGGATACGTTGCCGTCATTTTTCACGACGCCATAAAGATCATCAGCTCATATCTTTTCTACGGCACGACCGCTCTCGGGCTGCCAACTTTCAACAACTACCTCCGGATCTTTCTGCTTCCGCTGATCCCCGCCCTTGGCGGACTGGTTGTCGGCCTTTACAATACGTATGTCGTCAAGGCCAAGCCCGAGCATGGCTTGCCTTCGGTCATCAAGGCCGTGGCGCAGAAGAATGGCAAAATTCCCACGAAAAACTGGATGCACAAAACCATCACCTCGGTGGTAAGCATTGGAACCGGCGGTGGCGGCGGACGCGAGGCGCCGATCGCGCAGGTGGGCGCGTCGATCGGTTCGACTATTGCGCAGTGGCTCAAATTTTCTCCGGGCAGGACCCGGACGCTTCTCGGTTGTGGTGCGGCAGCGGGGCTTGCTGCCGTGTTCAATGCTCCAATCGGTGGCGTGATGTTCGCCGTTGAGGTGATTCTCGGCGATTTCAGCGTCAAGACGTTCAGCCCCATCGTGGTGGCTGCCGTGGTGGGAACCGTGCTGTCGAGAAGTTATCTCGGCAATTACCCGACTTTTCAGGTTCCCGAATACAGCCTCGTTTCGGATACCGAACTGGTGTTCTACTTCATCCTTGGCGTCCTTGCCGGTCTCACTGCCGTACTGTTCATCAGAACCTTTTACTTCATTGAAGAGCATATTCAGAAAATTGAAAAGCACTTTCGCATTCCCGCATGGTCGATGCCCGCTCTCGGTGGCCTTTTGTGCGGGTTAATAAGCATGTGGGTGCCGGAACTATACGGTTTCAGCTATGAGGTTATCAACAAGGCGCTGATCGGGCAGGAGAGCTGGGAGAACATGGTCGCCGTCTACCTGCTCAAGCCGGTGGTCGTGGCGCTGACGGTCGGCTCGGGCGGTTCGGGCGGCATGTTCGCGCCAACCATGAAGATGGGAGCGATGCTCGGCGGCATGTTTGGCAAGATCGTGAACACACTTTTTCCGACGATCACCGCTGCGTCAGGAGCCTACGCACTGGTGGGCATGGGCGCGGTGACGGCGGGCATCATGCGCGCGCCGCTGACGGTTATCCTTATTTTATTTGAAGTTACTGGCCAGTACGAAATCGTGCTGCCCATCATGTTCGCGGCAGTCACCTCGGCGCTGGTGGCCCGGCTGGCGTACCCCTACACCATGGAAACCTACGTGCTCGAAAAGGAGAATGTGCGCGTCGGCTTCGGCATCGCCCTGACTATTGCCGGAAATATCAGCGTGCTCGAGGTGATGCAGCGCAAATTCGTCAAGTTCTTCGATGTCACCAAGGTGGAGACCATCATCGATGCGTTCCATAACACCCGCGATTCGCACTTTTTCATCACGACGCCGGAGGGAACGTTCATCGGCATCATCGGCCTCGACGAGATGAGCCTTGTGCTGAAGGATGGTATCTTCCCCGGCATGATCGCCGATGATCTGGTCAAAAAGAATGTGACCGTCCTTTACGAAACCTCCAAGCTCGACGAGGCGCTAAAGATTTTCGAGATTTCCGAATACTCGACGCTGCCGGTGGTCGAATATCATTCGCGCAAGCTGCTCGGGATTCTCAAGCAGGATGAGGCGTTTTCCTATTACCGCAAACAGATGAACCTCATCGGCGAAGATGCCGGTGAGATGGCCAACCAGCGAACAGCGTAA
- the lysS gene encoding lysine--tRNA ligase: MSNAPEQKSQQNDPSPAVSLNDQMKRRFEERTHLAEAGINPYPYKFDVTTTSKAIIDSFSDDNPEDVSVAGRIMAIRKMGKASFFHIQDSVGRIQIYLKRDDVGEASYNTFKLLDIGDIVGVSGFTFKTKTGEISVHAREFELLSKSLRPIPIAKEKEVDGQKVVYDAFSDRELRYRQRYVDLIVNPEVRGTFIKRTKIVALMRNYFASNGWLEVETPILQPIYGGAAARPFTTHHNALDMQLYLRIANELYLKRLIVGGFDGVFEFAKDFRNEGIDRFHNPEFTQVELYVAYKDYVWMMELVEDLLHKACLEVNGKDSTMFLGNEISLKPPFRRLTIADSIKEFTGMEIRGKSEAQLRDIAKDLGLELDPKISSGKIIDEIFGEFVEPKLIQPTFITDYPEEMSPLAKKHRSEPGLVERFELIVGGKEVCNSFSELNDPVIQRERLEEQARLRQRGDDEAMIVDEDFLRALEYGMPPCAGLGIGIDRMVMLLTGEDSIRDVIFFPHMKPE; encoded by the coding sequence ATGTCCAACGCACCAGAACAGAAAAGCCAGCAGAACGACCCGTCACCCGCCGTTTCGCTCAACGACCAGATGAAGCGCCGCTTCGAGGAGCGCACACACCTCGCCGAAGCCGGCATCAATCCCTATCCCTACAAATTCGACGTTACGACCACCTCGAAAGCGATCATCGACAGCTTCAGCGACGATAATCCCGAGGACGTTTCGGTGGCCGGACGCATCATGGCCATCCGCAAAATGGGCAAGGCCTCGTTCTTTCACATCCAGGACTCCGTTGGGCGCATCCAGATCTACCTCAAGCGCGACGACGTAGGCGAGGCGTCGTACAACACTTTCAAGCTGCTCGACATCGGCGACATCGTGGGTGTCAGCGGCTTCACGTTCAAGACGAAAACCGGTGAAATTTCGGTACACGCCAGGGAGTTCGAGTTGCTCTCGAAGTCGCTCCGCCCAATTCCGATCGCCAAGGAGAAAGAGGTGGACGGCCAGAAGGTGGTGTACGACGCCTTCAGCGACCGCGAGTTGCGCTACCGCCAGCGCTACGTCGATCTGATCGTCAACCCTGAGGTGCGCGGCACCTTCATCAAGCGGACGAAGATCGTCGCCCTGATGCGCAACTACTTCGCCTCGAACGGCTGGCTCGAAGTGGAAACCCCGATCCTCCAGCCGATCTACGGCGGCGCGGCGGCGCGTCCCTTTACGACGCACCACAATGCGCTCGACATGCAGCTCTACCTGCGCATCGCCAACGAGCTGTACCTCAAGCGCCTCATCGTCGGCGGCTTCGACGGTGTGTTCGAGTTCGCCAAGGATTTCCGCAACGAGGGCATCGACCGCTTCCACAACCCCGAATTCACGCAGGTCGAGCTGTACGTCGCCTACAAGGATTACGTCTGGATGATGGAGCTGGTCGAAGATTTACTGCACAAAGCGTGTCTCGAAGTGAATGGCAAGGATTCGACGATGTTTCTCGGCAACGAGATCAGCCTGAAGCCGCCGTTCCGCCGCCTCACCATCGCCGACTCGATCAAAGAGTTCACCGGCATGGAAATTCGCGGCAAATCGGAAGCGCAGCTCCGCGACATCGCCAAGGATCTGGGACTCGAACTCGATCCCAAGATCAGTAGCGGCAAGATCATCGACGAAATCTTCGGCGAGTTCGTCGAGCCGAAGCTCATCCAGCCAACCTTCATCACCGACTATCCGGAGGAGATGTCGCCGCTCGCCAAGAAGCACCGCTCGGAACCCGGCCTTGTCGAGCGCTTCGAGCTGATCGTCGGTGGCAAGGAGGTGTGTAACTCCTTCTCCGAACTGAACGACCCGGTCATCCAGCGCGAACGACTCGAAGAGCAGGCCCGCCTCCGCCAGCGCGGCGACGACGAAGCGATGATTGTCGATGAAGACTTCCTCCGCGCGCTGGAATACGGCATGCCCCCTTGCGCCGGCCTCGGCATCGGCATCGACCGCATGGTGATGCTCCTCACCGGCGAAGACTCCATCCGCGACGTCATCTTCTTCCCGCACATGAAGCCGGAGTGA